The Mycolicibacterium flavescens genomic interval ATCGGGGTGCTCGCCGAGCCACTCCAGGGCGTGCGCGGTCAGGGCGGTGGTGGTGTCGAAACCGCCGCCGATGATCAACCCCAGGTTGCCCAGAATCTCCATATCCGGGGCCGGTTCACCGTCGATGCGCAACTGCAGCAACGCGTTCACCAGGCCGGGCCGCGGGTTCTCCCGGATCTCCATCATGTTGTTGATGAGGTCGATCCCCATCTCGCGGTGCTGTTCGTTGATCTTCTCCCGCTCGGGAGCGTGTTCGGGCGTGTACACCGAGGCGTGTGTCGGCTCGCTGTAGACGTTCCACTTCTTGAGGTCGATGCCCATCATCGCCAGCGTGAACACCGCGGGCACGACGTTGGCGAGGTGCTCGACGAAATCGATACGGCCGGACTCGATGTGCTCATCGAGTGCGGCGCGGGTGATCTCGTCGACGAACGGCTCCCAGCGTTTGATCGCCGCCGGCGACAGATACGGATTCAGCGCACCGCGGTAGGCGCTGTGTTCGGGCTCGTCCATCTCCAGGATGCCGCCGCGAACCACGGTGGCACGACTGGCTTTCGGGATCGTGATGCCCTGGAACGGGGTCTCACCGGTGATGTCGTGATGATTGGACACCGCGGGGCACCGGGCCAGCTCGAACACGTGCTTGCTGTCCGCGGCGACCCAGTGCCCGTTGTAGGTGTCGGTCCATGCCATCGGGCACCGGGACTGCATCTCCTCGGTGATCTTCTCGAACTGCAACCGGTATTCGGGGGTGTGCCGGTCGAAGTGGTACCGGTTCTTCTTGCGGTCCCCGTCGTCTTCTCCGTTGGCTCTTCGCGCCAGCGGCTCATCGCTGTGGACAGTCACGGCGTGTCTCCTATTGCGTGTGGGCGACGTAGGCGGCCCACGTCATTCGATGACGATGGCTTGTTCCGGGCATGAGTGGGCGGCCTCTCGCACCAGGTCCTCCTGGTCGGGGGGAACAACTTCGTTC includes:
- a CDS encoding cytochrome P450, which encodes MTVHSDEPLARRANGEDDGDRKKNRYHFDRHTPEYRLQFEKITEEMQSRCPMAWTDTYNGHWVAADSKHVFELARCPAVSNHHDITGETPFQGITIPKASRATVVRGGILEMDEPEHSAYRGALNPYLSPAAIKRWEPFVDEITRAALDEHIESGRIDFVEHLANVVPAVFTLAMMGIDLKKWNVYSEPTHASVYTPEHAPEREKINEQHREMGIDLINNMMEIRENPRPGLVNALLQLRIDGEPAPDMEILGNLGLIIGGGFDTTTALTAHALEWLGEHPDERERLSRERDTLLHPATEEFLRFFTPAPGDGRTFSEDVEVEGQQFKKYERLWLSWAMANRDPAVFEKPNEVMLDRKGNRHFSFGIGVHRCVGSNVARTVFKSMLTAVLDRMPDYVCDPEGTVHYDTIGVIQGMRNLPATFTKSKPLGPGLDETLKKLQRICDEQELARPITERKEAAVIT